In Nerophis ophidion isolate RoL-2023_Sa linkage group LG12, RoL_Noph_v1.0, whole genome shotgun sequence, a single window of DNA contains:
- the LOC133563840 gene encoding protein Bouncer-like, with protein MQHVESPPFAVCGDFKQVCEGVASNIRLAVSGAVRLDQDKLCKALLSQLKVQTSDEDMLTWSQLLHAAVFFYLVPCLLCGNLRCLYRPVLEKEVKYGHVVTECRPDEVCFKAEGRFGNYSALSASGCMPRKNCRWTHELPYKGVVFTMSYKCCTRPYCNSCLGLTANTLSIALTLVTIVVVAS; from the exons ATGCAACATGTTGAATCCCCCCCTTTTGCTGTGTGTGGAGATTTCAAGCAGGTGTGTGAAGGCGTGGCCTCCAACATAAGACTTGCAGTCAGCGGCGCGGTCAGACTTGATCAAGACAAGCTCTGTAAAGCTTTGCTTTCTCAACTCAAAGTCCAAACCTCCGACGAGGACAT GCTGACCTGGTCGCAGCTCCTGCACGCCGCCGTCTTCTTCTACCTGGTGCCCTGTCTGCTCTGCGGCAACCTGCGCTGCCTTTACAGGCCCGTCCTGGAAAAGGAGGTGAAATACGGGCATGTTGTGACAGAATGTCGGCCCGATGAAGTGTGCTTCAAAGCGGAGGGTCGCTTCGGCAACTACAGCGCCTTGTCGGCCAGCGGTTGCATGCCAAGGAAGAACTGCAGATGGACTCATGAGCTCCCCTACAAAGGAGTCGTCTTCACGATGAGCTACAAGTGCTGCACCCGGCCGTATTGCAACTCCTGTTTGGGCCTCACAGCCAACACTTTGTCCATCGCTCTTACACTTGTGACTATTGTTGTGGTCGCCAGCTAA
- the LOC133563537 gene encoding H/ACA ribonucleoprotein complex subunit 3 → MFLQYHLDENGDRVYTLKKEAPNGQPTSSAHPARFSPDDKFSRHRLTVKKRFGLLLTQQPRPVL, encoded by the exons ATGTTCCTGCAGTATCACTTGGACGAGAACGGAGACAGAGTGTACACTCTCAAG AAAGAGGCACCCAACGGGCAGCCCACCAGCTCAGCCCACCCAGCACGCTTCTCCCCCGACGACAAGTTCTCTCGACATCGCTTGACGGTGAAGAAGCGCTTCGGACTTCTGCTCACCCAGCAGCCCAGACCTGTTCTGTGA